One genomic segment of Pseudoalteromonas sp. GCY includes these proteins:
- the hemW gene encoding radical SAM family heme chaperone HemW translates to MKLPPLSLYVHVPWCVQKCPYCDFNSHGKKGDIPETEYIQHLLHDIKADLHYVQGRKLSSIFIGGGTPSLLSGEAYHYLLSEIEALIGFEDDIEVTLEANPGTVETDRFKHYVAAGINRISIGVQSLQQEKLTQLGRIHGEQEALNAAQEAHQAGLNSFNLDLMHGLPNQSVSDALSDLEKAIAMAPPHLSWYQLTIEPNTQFASKPPVLPEDETLWDIQEQGQALLAEHGYQQYEISGYAKAGFQCRHNLNYWQFGDYLGIGCGAHGKITLPEQQQILRTVKVKHPRGYMDLSKPYLYEQWYVASDDRPFEFFMNVFRLKTAASKQQFIDYTGLELSAIATQIAEAVDKGLIEETNDSWLVTNKGHRYLNDLLELFV, encoded by the coding sequence GTGAAACTACCTCCATTAAGTCTTTATGTGCACGTACCTTGGTGCGTGCAAAAGTGTCCTTACTGTGATTTCAACAGCCATGGTAAAAAGGGCGATATTCCGGAAACGGAATATATTCAACATTTGCTCCACGATATCAAAGCCGATCTTCACTATGTTCAGGGCCGTAAACTCAGTAGTATTTTTATTGGCGGTGGCACCCCTAGCCTGCTTTCAGGTGAAGCGTACCACTATTTACTCAGTGAAATTGAGGCGCTAATTGGTTTTGAGGATGACATTGAAGTCACTTTAGAAGCGAATCCAGGCACAGTTGAGACAGATCGTTTTAAGCATTATGTCGCGGCTGGCATCAATCGTATTTCGATAGGCGTGCAAAGCTTACAACAGGAAAAGCTTACTCAACTTGGTCGTATTCATGGCGAGCAAGAGGCGCTAAACGCCGCACAAGAAGCGCATCAAGCAGGGTTAAATAGCTTTAATCTTGATTTGATGCATGGTCTTCCCAATCAATCTGTTAGCGATGCCTTAAGTGATTTAGAAAAAGCCATAGCAATGGCACCGCCACACCTTTCTTGGTATCAATTAACCATTGAGCCAAATACGCAGTTTGCCTCTAAGCCTCCGGTTTTACCTGAGGATGAAACACTGTGGGACATCCAAGAACAAGGTCAGGCATTACTTGCAGAGCACGGCTACCAGCAATATGAGATCTCAGGCTATGCCAAAGCGGGATTTCAATGTCGACATAACTTGAATTATTGGCAATTTGGCGATTATCTCGGGATCGGCTGTGGTGCACATGGCAAAATCACTTTGCCTGAGCAGCAACAGATCTTAAGAACCGTAAAGGTAAAACACCCTCGTGGCTATATGGATCTGAGTAAACCCTATTTGTATGAGCAGTGGTATGTTGCAAGCGATGACAGACCATTTGAGTTTTTTATGAATGTGTTCCGTTTAAAAACTGCCGCATCAAAACAACAGTTTATTGACTACACTGGTCTTGAACTTAGCGCTATTGCAACGCAAATTGCTGAGGCCGTAGATAAGGGTTTGATTGAGGAAACCAACGATTCATGGCTAGTTACAAATAAAGGCCACCGATACCTCAACGATCTGCTAGAGTTATTTGTTTAA
- a CDS encoding diguanylate cyclase domain-containing protein, with product MKVTVEKQTIVLLSLFTIVFWSLTFYAVNLISHSIVVQEVSERTETVRSNISLVRAKIENAIFMDTYLAESLATFVTIDPDFAIEHWSHVVAKVVEKSTLIRHVGLAPDNIISHVYPVEGNRAAIGFDFRTNPEQFRTVEIARTSQKVFIAGPLQLVQGGEALIARFPVFSDYPRNENYWGAISVVLDYLKLLEYSGINELDSAILAIRGRDGLGEQGDVFYGTATLFETPNLVIPINLPSGEWQLVADYQIDESTYAETRQQAQILVTAVALILFLSLLVLYRAYHLAHTASLQDDLTKLPNRRYAIRQLNTLLGRSEQPSFVLLNLDLNNFKQVNDKFGHEVGDKLLLHVSSILMNSVRVYDFIARLGGDEFVIILHRVSEDALVNSIIKNIKEQVASQPLQVNRHIIQTTVSVGYAFPTSNQDSVSELMARADHNMYYDKNLSQRQQKEGQVLETNQETR from the coding sequence ATGAAGGTAACCGTAGAAAAGCAAACCATAGTGCTGTTATCGTTATTTACCATCGTATTCTGGAGTTTGACTTTCTACGCGGTAAATCTTATTTCTCACTCTATTGTGGTTCAGGAAGTAAGCGAAAGAACTGAAACGGTAAGGTCTAACATTTCACTTGTCCGCGCCAAAATTGAAAACGCCATATTTATGGATACTTATCTGGCTGAAAGTTTAGCGACCTTTGTTACTATCGATCCTGACTTTGCAATTGAGCATTGGTCTCATGTGGTTGCTAAAGTCGTTGAAAAGTCGACGCTTATTCGCCATGTTGGTCTCGCGCCGGATAATATTATTAGTCATGTCTATCCAGTTGAAGGGAACCGAGCGGCTATCGGTTTCGATTTTCGTACTAACCCTGAACAATTTCGCACCGTTGAAATTGCCAGAACTTCTCAAAAGGTATTTATCGCAGGTCCATTACAGCTAGTACAAGGCGGTGAAGCCTTGATAGCTAGGTTTCCTGTGTTTTCAGATTATCCGAGGAATGAAAACTACTGGGGCGCGATTAGTGTGGTTCTAGATTATCTAAAGCTGCTTGAATACAGTGGTATTAACGAGTTGGACAGCGCCATTTTAGCTATTCGAGGTCGAGATGGACTAGGTGAACAGGGGGATGTCTTTTATGGCACTGCTACCTTGTTTGAAACACCAAATTTGGTCATTCCAATCAATTTACCATCTGGTGAATGGCAGCTTGTGGCTGATTATCAAATTGATGAGAGCACTTATGCGGAAACAAGACAACAAGCACAGATTTTGGTTACTGCTGTTGCCCTAATATTGTTTCTCTCGTTATTAGTACTCTATCGAGCGTATCACTTAGCACATACTGCCTCGCTGCAAGATGACTTAACTAAGTTGCCCAACCGTCGCTATGCGATTAGGCAACTCAATACGTTACTTGGTCGTTCAGAGCAACCGTCATTTGTGCTGCTTAACCTCGATCTAAATAATTTTAAACAAGTAAATGATAAGTTTGGTCATGAAGTGGGAGATAAGCTGTTGCTTCATGTCTCGTCAATTTTGATGAACTCAGTTCGTGTGTACGATTTTATCGCACGCTTAGGGGGGGACGAGTTTGTCATTATTTTGCACAGAGTGTCAGAAGACGCTTTGGTTAACTCAATCATAAAAAATATTAAGGAGCAGGTTGCAAGTCAACCCCTACAAGTTAACAGACACATCATTCAAACAACGGTGAGCGTTGGTTATGCTTTTCCAACATCAAATCAAGACAGTGTCTCGGAGCTCATGGCGCGGGCCGATCACAATATGTATTACGATAAAAACCTGTCGCAACGACAGCAAAAAGAAGGTCAGGTTTTGGAAACAAATCAGGAAACCCGTTAG
- a CDS encoding XTP/dITP diphosphatase: MSNKVVLATGNQGKVKELSAMLNQYDIEVLPQSDFNVPEVAETGTTFVENAIIKARHAAKISGLPAIADDSGLEVDALNGAPGVYSARYAGANADDQKNIDHLLAALGEQTERSARFWCVLVYMRHADDPTPIICQASWEGEITTTQQGREGFGYDPIFKVQGLDCTSAELTKEEKNAISHRGQALKQLVSHFQGLA; this comes from the coding sequence ATGTCAAATAAAGTGGTACTTGCCACAGGCAACCAAGGTAAAGTCAAAGAGCTTAGCGCGATGCTAAATCAGTATGACATTGAGGTATTACCACAAAGTGATTTCAACGTGCCAGAGGTTGCAGAAACCGGCACGACCTTTGTGGAAAACGCCATTATCAAGGCTCGTCATGCTGCTAAGATTTCTGGCTTACCTGCTATTGCCGATGACTCAGGCCTTGAGGTAGACGCGTTAAACGGCGCACCTGGAGTATATTCAGCGCGTTATGCTGGCGCAAACGCCGACGACCAAAAAAATATTGATCACTTGCTCGCAGCGCTTGGCGAACAAACTGAGCGCAGCGCCCGTTTTTGGTGTGTTTTAGTGTATATGCGCCACGCAGACGACCCAACGCCGATTATTTGTCAGGCAAGTTGGGAAGGTGAAATCACCACAACGCAACAAGGCCGAGAAGGGTTTGGATACGACCCAATCTTTAAGGTACAAGGTTTAGACTGCACATCAGCAGAGCTAACCAAGGAAGAAAAAAACGCAATCAGCCATAGAGGACAGGCACTTAAACAACTCGTCAGTCACTTTCAAGGCCTCGCGTGA
- a CDS encoding RDD family protein, whose amino-acid sequence MSHFAPANFSRRLASLIYDSLVVVAFAMLTTVLFLLTINALISFNVLTLGNHEDVSALIQADPILYTLRATLLVLVSVLFFAYFWTKSGQTIGMRAWRLKVQTPDGALLTWPKAIARSLCALLGLGNLIVLLDFKKKRSLQDMLCGTEVVVLSKEENKKVYNSLD is encoded by the coding sequence ATGTCACATTTTGCTCCAGCGAATTTCAGCCGTCGCTTGGCTTCACTTATATACGACAGCTTAGTGGTCGTCGCGTTCGCAATGCTGACTACCGTGTTATTTTTACTAACCATCAATGCCTTAATTTCATTTAACGTGCTCACGCTTGGTAATCATGAAGACGTATCGGCTCTGATCCAAGCTGATCCCATTTTATATACACTTAGAGCCACTTTATTAGTGTTGGTTTCGGTGCTGTTTTTTGCCTATTTTTGGACTAAGAGCGGCCAAACTATCGGCATGCGCGCGTGGCGCTTAAAAGTGCAAACCCCCGACGGAGCACTGTTAACTTGGCCAAAAGCAATCGCTCGTAGCCTATGCGCGCTACTTGGGCTGGGTAATCTGATAGTGTTGTTAGACTTTAAAAAGAAAAGGTCGCTCCAGGATATGCTGTGTGGCACTGAAGTGGTGGTACTGAGCAAAGAGGAAAATAAAAAGGTGTATAATAGCTTAGATTAA
- a CDS encoding YggT family protein, whose translation MNAMQFLVGIVFDLFLMVVLLRFWLQLVKADFYNPLSQAVVKATSFAVNPLRKIIPGVGGLDLASLVLAFIIGFAKMATLMALFGGYFDALGALIGGAITVVKEAFSLVFWILIIRAILSWVAQGYNPVAAVFEQLTEPMLRPIRKVIPPLGGLDLSILVLIIGMQFLQILMMDLLR comes from the coding sequence ATGAATGCCATGCAATTTTTAGTCGGGATCGTATTTGATCTATTTTTAATGGTCGTATTACTACGATTCTGGTTGCAGCTTGTCAAAGCGGACTTTTATAACCCGCTAAGCCAAGCGGTTGTTAAAGCAACCTCTTTTGCCGTGAATCCACTGAGGAAAATCATTCCGGGTGTGGGCGGTTTAGATCTTGCCTCTTTGGTGCTGGCATTCATTATTGGCTTTGCCAAAATGGCGACGCTAATGGCGTTATTCGGTGGTTACTTTGACGCATTAGGCGCGCTTATCGGTGGCGCTATTACGGTAGTAAAAGAAGCATTTAGTTTGGTGTTCTGGATCCTTATTATTCGCGCCATTTTAAGTTGGGTAGCGCAAGGCTACAATCCAGTTGCCGCAGTGTTCGAGCAATTAACAGAGCCGATGCTAAGACCTATTCGTAAAGTGATCCCACCGCTAGGCGGACTGGACTTATCTATTTTAGTACTAATTATCGGCATGCAATTTTTGCAGATCCTAATGATGGATTTACTGAGATAG
- a CDS encoding sensor histidine kinase has protein sequence MQLKQSVLFFKVAAFTSAIVIIFVSWFLYYEVSRSARLTAQLTHLQTALQRAMDQEEHILIRAQKEDVSAIPQLKYSYQDSFSNLLNSMANEEALLPLLLQLDELSKTYFSKLDELIRLHEQLGYDENAGIYGEFRRSAHALQDRISGKAMPQLEIAILELRRREKDFLLRADLSYLQQHEQLVMHAEQLIKDNALSEEISNLLKRYEAGFASYVAILSKLGLHDGEGVRAELFTEKQQLRSQFELVSIRTQAVTQERKESIILYGLILIVLMNIAVLILLNYQNSKVTRHILAINKVLVKVAKLEDFSLRVNIDGNDEIAQIAHQLDDLLAFIETLLARLSAAQQRLIEEAKMASLGNMVSGFAHELNTPLGVAITSQSHLKEQVATLKSQLELGKLQRQTLTTLITEAEAALYLLENNLHRTASLVDDFKLVAVNREFEEKSTFNLKHLVKNVFDCYQSELSQEDYAIELEIPENLTLISYPSVFSQVVGYSINNCIKHAKVDGQKLNIVVSTVLINDYIHFYFKDDGAGIDKELLPAIFEPFVTSKRFSGGTGLGLSIVYNLVTQKLKGEIKMQSPAHGGACLHIILTGTEFNFTEE, from the coding sequence GTGCAGCTAAAGCAGTCAGTTCTATTTTTCAAAGTCGCCGCGTTTACTTCTGCGATTGTGATCATATTCGTCAGCTGGTTTTTGTATTACGAAGTGAGTCGTAGTGCGCGCCTTACCGCACAACTTACTCATCTACAAACCGCTCTGCAACGAGCCATGGATCAAGAAGAGCATATTCTTATTAGAGCACAAAAAGAAGATGTTTCTGCCATCCCACAATTAAAGTACAGCTATCAGGATAGCTTTAGTAACTTACTTAACTCTATGGCCAATGAAGAGGCTTTGCTGCCTTTGCTATTACAACTCGATGAACTATCAAAAACCTACTTTAGTAAACTGGATGAACTTATCCGCTTACATGAGCAGCTCGGCTATGACGAAAATGCAGGCATTTATGGTGAGTTTAGACGCAGCGCCCATGCTTTACAGGATCGAATTTCTGGTAAGGCTATGCCTCAGTTGGAAATTGCCATATTGGAATTAAGGCGTCGAGAAAAGGACTTTTTGTTAAGAGCTGACTTAAGCTATTTGCAACAGCATGAACAACTAGTAATGCATGCTGAGCAACTAATCAAAGACAATGCGCTGAGTGAAGAAATAAGCAACTTGCTAAAACGTTATGAAGCGGGCTTTGCAAGCTATGTCGCTATTTTGAGCAAGCTAGGTTTGCACGATGGTGAAGGCGTGCGTGCAGAGCTGTTCACCGAGAAGCAACAATTAAGAAGCCAGTTTGAACTGGTATCAATCCGTACTCAAGCTGTTACGCAAGAACGTAAAGAAAGTATCATTTTATATGGTCTTATTTTAATTGTACTGATGAATATTGCCGTGCTTATCTTACTTAATTATCAAAATAGCAAAGTCACACGGCATATACTGGCTATCAATAAAGTACTCGTAAAAGTTGCTAAGCTTGAAGACTTTAGCTTAAGGGTGAATATTGACGGCAACGATGAGATTGCACAAATTGCTCATCAACTTGATGATTTATTAGCATTTATTGAAACCTTGCTCGCGCGCCTAAGCGCAGCGCAGCAACGCTTAATCGAAGAAGCCAAAATGGCGAGCTTAGGAAATATGGTGAGTGGCTTTGCTCATGAGCTTAATACGCCGCTTGGTGTTGCTATTACCAGCCAATCGCATTTAAAAGAGCAAGTCGCGACACTAAAATCGCAACTTGAACTTGGTAAGTTACAGCGGCAAACCTTGACTACTTTAATTACTGAGGCAGAAGCCGCGCTATATTTATTAGAAAATAACCTCCATCGCACTGCCTCGCTAGTAGATGATTTTAAGTTAGTGGCAGTGAATCGAGAGTTTGAAGAAAAGAGTACGTTCAACCTTAAGCATTTAGTTAAAAATGTCTTTGATTGCTACCAATCAGAATTAAGCCAAGAAGATTATGCCATTGAACTCGAAATCCCAGAAAACTTAACTTTGATCAGTTACCCGTCGGTGTTTAGCCAAGTTGTTGGATACAGTATTAACAATTGCATCAAGCACGCCAAGGTTGACGGACAAAAACTCAATATTGTGGTATCTACCGTGTTAATTAATGACTATATCCATTTTTATTTTAAGGATGATGGTGCTGGTATAGATAAAGAGCTATTGCCCGCTATCTTTGAGCCTTTCGTTACTTCAAAGCGATTTTCTGGTGGTACAGGGCTTGGCTTGAGTATTGTGTATAACTTAGTAACACAGAAATTGAAGGGCGAAATCAAAATGCAAAGCCCAGCGCATGGCGGTGCCTGTTTGCATATTATTTTAACCGGAACGGAATTTAATTTTACAGAAGAGTAA
- a CDS encoding DUF4426 domain-containing protein has protein sequence MKPFIIALMMLLAPSAFAQDEQGGQFKDLGPWEVHYIAFPSTFVQPTIAKAYGLIRSGNKAIVNISVLADKPGKPAVKARVAGSAKNLLGKTVQLEFKEVVEGEAIYYLAQLDYDDEDIFRFDIEISEGKQSRKLTFSQKFYVE, from the coding sequence ATGAAACCATTTATTATTGCGTTAATGATGTTGCTTGCACCGAGCGCATTCGCTCAAGATGAGCAAGGCGGCCAGTTTAAAGACTTAGGTCCTTGGGAAGTACATTATATCGCCTTCCCTTCCACCTTTGTTCAGCCCACAATTGCAAAAGCGTATGGCTTAATTCGTAGTGGTAACAAAGCGATAGTGAATATCTCGGTCTTGGCCGACAAGCCAGGAAAACCCGCAGTTAAGGCACGCGTTGCAGGTAGCGCCAAAAACTTACTTGGTAAAACCGTACAGCTAGAGTTTAAAGAAGTCGTGGAAGGTGAGGCAATATACTATCTTGCCCAATTAGATTACGACGATGAAGATATTTTTCGTTTCGACATTGAGATCAGTGAAGGTAAGCAAAGCCGCAAACTCACGTTCTCACAAAAGTTTTATGTAGAGTAG
- a CDS encoding DUF885 domain-containing protein, with product MRKLTILAAAVSVALFAGCQQTTHSPTPDPKAEQQVVKSEVEKANALFEASFTRGVMRSPVYQTYMGIKQDYDKWDDGSEARQLEDLELTKQDLAALNAIDRSKLDANTQVSYDLFKQGLENTIADFKWRYHSYPVNQMYGTHSMVPAFLINQHQITDVKDAKAYISRLNGVPAVFDQLIVDLKARADKGIIAPKFVFPHVIESSENIIKGAPFAAGDDSTLLADFKRKVATLEISEDEKSTLVKEATDALTTAVKPAYNKLIGYLHKLEKKADKRDGAWKFPNGEKFYNNALARTTTTALSAEEIHEIGLSEVARIHDEMRAIKEKVGFKGDLKAFMEFMKTDKQFYLPNTEAGKTQYLAEAKAMIDNMKSRLDELFIVKPKADMIVKRVEAFREKSAGKAFYQQPAPDGSRPGVYYANLYDMEAMPTYQMEALAYHEGIPGHHMQIAIAQELEDMPKFRKFGGYTAYIEGWGLYSELVPKEMGLYEDPYSDFGRLAMELWRACRLVVDTGIHAMKWTRQEGIDYYVNNTPNAKSDAVKMVERHIVMPSQATAYKVGMLKILELREAAKKELGNKFDIREFHDVVLKNGPVPLNVLESFVDEWVASKKG from the coding sequence ATGCGTAAATTAACCATTTTAGCAGCAGCGGTAAGCGTCGCGCTTTTTGCTGGCTGTCAACAAACCACACACTCTCCAACACCTGATCCAAAAGCTGAACAACAAGTCGTAAAAAGTGAAGTAGAAAAGGCGAACGCACTTTTTGAAGCGTCGTTTACCCGTGGCGTAATGCGTAGCCCAGTTTACCAAACTTATATGGGTATCAAACAAGACTACGACAAGTGGGATGACGGCAGCGAAGCGCGCCAACTTGAAGATCTTGAACTGACGAAACAAGACTTAGCTGCGCTTAATGCAATTGATCGCAGTAAGCTAGATGCCAATACGCAAGTGAGCTACGACTTATTCAAGCAAGGTCTTGAAAACACCATTGCAGATTTTAAATGGCGTTACCATTCTTATCCGGTAAATCAGATGTATGGTACACACTCAATGGTGCCTGCATTTTTAATCAACCAGCACCAAATTACCGATGTGAAAGATGCCAAAGCGTATATCTCACGTTTAAACGGCGTACCTGCTGTATTTGATCAACTCATCGTTGACTTAAAAGCGCGTGCGGACAAAGGTATTATTGCACCGAAATTCGTTTTCCCTCACGTCATTGAATCAAGTGAAAATATCATCAAAGGTGCGCCATTTGCTGCGGGTGACGACTCAACGTTACTGGCTGATTTCAAACGCAAAGTAGCAACACTTGAAATCAGTGAAGACGAGAAGTCAACGCTGGTAAAAGAAGCAACAGACGCGCTAACAACAGCAGTAAAACCTGCTTATAACAAGTTGATTGGCTACCTACATAAACTTGAGAAAAAAGCAGACAAACGTGATGGTGCATGGAAATTCCCTAACGGCGAAAAATTTTATAATAATGCCCTAGCACGTACGACAACCACAGCGTTAAGCGCTGAAGAAATTCACGAAATCGGTTTATCTGAAGTGGCACGTATTCATGACGAGATGCGAGCAATCAAAGAAAAAGTGGGCTTCAAAGGCGATTTAAAAGCCTTTATGGAGTTCATGAAAACCGATAAGCAGTTTTACCTTCCAAATACAGAAGCTGGTAAGACACAATATTTAGCCGAAGCCAAAGCGATGATCGATAATATGAAGTCACGCTTGGATGAGCTGTTTATCGTTAAGCCAAAAGCGGACATGATAGTAAAACGCGTAGAGGCATTCCGCGAAAAATCTGCAGGTAAAGCTTTCTACCAGCAACCCGCGCCTGACGGCTCACGTCCTGGTGTTTACTATGCAAACCTTTACGACATGGAAGCGATGCCAACTTACCAAATGGAAGCCTTGGCTTATCACGAAGGTATTCCGGGTCACCACATGCAGATCGCGATTGCTCAAGAGCTAGAAGATATGCCTAAATTCCGTAAGTTTGGTGGCTACACTGCATACATCGAAGGTTGGGGCTTATATTCTGAGCTTGTACCAAAAGAAATGGGTTTATACGAAGACCCCTATTCAGATTTTGGTCGCTTAGCGATGGAATTATGGCGTGCATGCCGCTTAGTGGTAGATACGGGGATCCACGCAATGAAGTGGACACGTCAAGAAGGTATTGATTACTACGTAAATAACACACCCAACGCTAAGTCAGACGCTGTGAAGATGGTAGAGCGTCATATTGTTATGCCTTCACAAGCCACTGCTTACAAAGTGGGGATGTTGAAGATCCTAGAGCTTCGTGAAGCCGCTAAGAAAGAACTAGGCAATAAGTTTGATATTCGTGAGTTCCACGACGTCGTACTGAAAAATGGCCCGGTTCCACTAAACGTGCTTGAATCATTTGTTGATGAGTGGGTAGCGAGCAAAAAAGGCTAA
- a CDS encoding YggS family pyridoxal phosphate-dependent enzyme, with the protein MVTIAERLDNAYGRIEKAKQNCQFSETVQLLAVSKTKPIADIEAAIAAGQTQFGESYVQEAVDKVAYFKQNKALEWHFIGPIQSNKSRLVAENFHWVQSVDREKIARRLNEQRPTNLKPLKVLLQVNISGDDNKSGCHPDEVDTLAQFINDCRQLELRGLMTITEQTDDKQKQLQYFQQMRACFDRLKDQYQQLDTLSMGMSGDLDTAIAAGSTMVRIGTDIFGKRQ; encoded by the coding sequence ATGGTTACAATAGCAGAACGCTTAGATAACGCCTACGGCAGGATAGAAAAAGCCAAGCAAAACTGTCAATTCAGCGAAACAGTACAATTACTCGCGGTTTCTAAAACTAAACCTATCGCCGATATTGAGGCTGCTATTGCGGCAGGCCAAACCCAATTCGGTGAATCTTATGTACAAGAAGCGGTTGATAAAGTTGCCTATTTTAAACAAAACAAAGCGCTTGAATGGCACTTTATTGGTCCAATCCAGTCCAATAAATCAAGATTAGTCGCCGAAAACTTCCATTGGGTACAAAGCGTGGATCGAGAAAAAATCGCACGCAGGCTAAATGAGCAAAGACCAACAAACTTAAAGCCACTCAAGGTGCTGTTGCAGGTCAATATTAGCGGTGATGACAACAAATCAGGTTGTCATCCCGATGAGGTTGATACGCTCGCGCAGTTTATTAATGACTGTCGTCAATTGGAACTTCGTGGCTTGATGACTATCACAGAGCAAACCGATGATAAACAAAAGCAATTACAATATTTCCAGCAAATGCGCGCTTGCTTTGATAGACTAAAGGACCAATATCAACAGCTAGATACCTTATCGATGGGAATGAGTGGCGATTTAGACACTGCGATTGCAGCAGGCTCCACTATGGTTCGCATTGGTACTGATATTTTTGGCAAACGACAGTGA
- the proC gene encoding pyrroline-5-carboxylate reductase, giving the protein MSNKTIAFIGTGNMSYAIIGGMIKSGFDAQSIIATNRNAEKLAKVAEQLSVRTTQDNLEAVAAADVIVLSVKPQMMAELCQTFQDADIDISNKLFISVAAGITVARLREMLGQPVKMVRCMPNTPSLLGRGVSGLYGVDISDEEKSYVEQVFSSTGIALWLDEESKINDVIAVTGSSPAYFFLFMEAIEEKAIALGFSHEEARKLVQQTALGAAEMALSQPEISIAQLRANVTSKGGTTHAAVEHLKAQQLPKTVADAMDACIARAEAMEKEI; this is encoded by the coding sequence ATGTCAAACAAGACAATTGCATTTATTGGAACGGGAAATATGAGCTATGCCATTATCGGTGGCATGATCAAAAGTGGCTTTGACGCGCAGTCTATTATTGCCACCAACCGCAATGCAGAGAAACTTGCCAAAGTCGCAGAACAATTATCGGTAAGAACAACACAAGATAATCTAGAAGCAGTCGCCGCGGCTGACGTCATTGTCTTGTCTGTAAAACCACAGATGATGGCCGAGCTGTGTCAGACCTTTCAAGATGCAGATATTGATATTAGCAATAAACTGTTTATCTCTGTCGCCGCCGGAATTACCGTTGCACGACTGAGAGAAATGCTCGGCCAACCGGTAAAAATGGTGCGCTGTATGCCTAACACGCCATCACTGCTCGGACGCGGTGTGTCTGGCTTGTATGGCGTAGATATCAGCGATGAAGAAAAAAGCTATGTTGAGCAAGTATTTTCATCCACGGGGATTGCCCTGTGGCTTGACGAAGAATCGAAGATTAACGACGTTATTGCGGTAACAGGTTCGTCTCCAGCGTATTTCTTCTTATTTATGGAAGCCATTGAAGAAAAAGCCATCGCACTTGGATTTAGCCACGAGGAAGCCAGAAAGCTTGTGCAGCAAACTGCGCTAGGTGCGGCTGAAATGGCATTATCGCAACCTGAAATTAGCATTGCTCAGCTACGCGCTAACGTCACCTCTAAAGGTGGCACAACCCACGCAGCCGTTGAGCATTTAAAAGCACAGCAATTACCAAAAACCGTAGCGGACGCGATGGATGCATGTATCGCGCGCGCTGAAGCAATGGAAAAAGAAATCTAA